In Streptomyces sp. NBC_01707, a genomic segment contains:
- a CDS encoding cyclase family protein: MTAQPRQAAAFSVSAAEFAGLHARVRRRAAPGAADRGALDNITPRQVRAAADEVGSGLTVTMAAPVETRRGPDNPDPCRHVMTGAVVGEIKESGLQFARDRIAMNVHGDADSHLDALCHVIFDGTLYNGVPASGLTPDGATDLTVGMASDGIVGRGVLLDIPRLRGVPWLEPGEFVTGDELAAAETAQHLRVDQGDLLFVRVGHRRRRDELGPWDTTDARAGLHPTAMEFLAERKVALLGGDGNNDTAPSTTEGVDFPVHVLAVHAMGLHLLDFLQFEDLVPVCEAEDRWSFLCVIAPLRLPSATGSPVNPIAIL, encoded by the coding sequence ATGACCGCACAGCCACGCCAGGCAGCAGCGTTCTCGGTGAGCGCCGCGGAGTTCGCCGGTCTCCATGCGCGCGTTCGCCGGAGGGCCGCGCCGGGTGCTGCCGACCGCGGCGCCCTGGACAACATCACACCGCGGCAGGTGCGGGCGGCGGCGGACGAGGTCGGATCGGGACTCACGGTGACGATGGCGGCGCCCGTCGAGACCCGGCGGGGGCCGGACAACCCCGATCCCTGCAGACATGTGATGACCGGCGCGGTCGTGGGCGAAATCAAGGAGAGCGGGCTGCAGTTCGCGAGGGACCGCATCGCCATGAACGTGCACGGTGACGCCGACAGCCATCTCGACGCCCTGTGCCATGTGATCTTCGACGGGACGCTGTACAACGGCGTGCCGGCGAGCGGTCTGACGCCGGACGGGGCAACCGATCTGACGGTCGGCATGGCGAGCGACGGCATCGTCGGCCGGGGCGTTCTCCTCGACATCCCGCGCTTGCGCGGGGTCCCGTGGCTGGAGCCGGGCGAGTTCGTCACCGGGGACGAACTCGCTGCCGCCGAGACCGCGCAACACCTCCGGGTAGACCAGGGCGACCTGCTCTTCGTCCGGGTGGGCCATCGCCGCCGGCGCGACGAGCTCGGGCCCTGGGACACCACCGATGCCCGTGCCGGACTCCACCCCACGGCCATGGAGTTCCTGGCGGAGCGCAAGGTCGCGCTGCTCGGCGGCGACGGCAACAACGACACCGCACCCAGCACGACGGAGGGCGTCGACTTCCCCGTACACGTGCTCGCTGTCCACGCCATGGGGCTGCACCTGCTGGACTTCCTGCAGTTCGAGGATCTGGTGCCGGTCTGCGAGGCGGAGGACCGGTGGTCCTTCCTCTGCGTGATCGCCCCTCTCCGGCTTCCCTCGGCCACCGGTTCACCTGTCAACCCGATCGCGATCCTGTGA
- a CDS encoding pseudouridine synthase, which produces MRGRAKPPPAPLPQRDGIDPVRVRLPEDPGGEWATVRDHLLARFAGAIGADRVDAMFAEGRFVSVHGPVAPDEPYAAGRFLWFHRDFAPEEPVPFPVGVVYHDARLVIADKPHFLATTPRGRHITETAVARLRRELGLPSLQPAHRLDRLTAGLVLFVVRPEDRGAYQTLFRDKLVRKEYEAVAPYDPSITFPRTVRSRIVKERGVIAAREEPGEANSESRIELLEHREGLGRYRLLPTTGRTHQLRVHMNALGLPLVHDPVYPVIEPEGAADDWTRPLQLLARVLEFTDPVTGGPRRFESGLRLSAWPDR; this is translated from the coding sequence ATGAGGGGCCGTGCGAAGCCTCCGCCGGCGCCTCTGCCGCAGCGGGACGGGATCGATCCGGTCAGGGTGCGGCTCCCCGAGGATCCGGGCGGGGAGTGGGCGACGGTCCGCGACCATCTGCTGGCGCGGTTCGCCGGTGCGATCGGGGCGGACCGGGTGGACGCCATGTTCGCCGAGGGCCGGTTCGTCTCGGTGCACGGACCCGTGGCCCCTGACGAGCCGTACGCAGCAGGCCGTTTCCTCTGGTTCCACCGGGACTTCGCGCCCGAGGAGCCGGTGCCGTTCCCGGTCGGCGTGGTGTACCACGACGCCCGGCTCGTCATCGCCGACAAGCCGCACTTCCTCGCCACGACGCCGCGCGGCCGGCACATCACCGAGACCGCCGTGGCGCGGCTCCGGCGGGAACTGGGGCTGCCGTCGCTGCAGCCCGCGCACCGGCTGGACCGGCTGACCGCGGGCCTGGTGCTCTTCGTCGTACGGCCCGAGGACCGCGGTGCGTACCAGACACTGTTCCGGGACAAGCTGGTGCGCAAGGAGTACGAGGCGGTGGCTCCGTACGACCCCTCGATCACCTTCCCCCGTACGGTACGGAGCCGGATCGTCAAGGAGCGCGGGGTTATCGCCGCCCGGGAGGAGCCGGGCGAGGCGAACAGCGAGAGCCGGATCGAGCTGCTGGAGCACCGGGAGGGGCTCGGCCGCTACCGGTTGCTGCCCACCACCGGCCGGACGCACCAGCTACGGGTGCACATGAACGCTCTGGGGCTGCCGCTCGTCCACGATCCGGTCTATCCGGTGATCGAACCGGAGGGTGCGGCGGACGACTGGACGCGTCCGCTGCAACTCCTGGCGCGGGTGCTGGAGTTCACCGATCCGGTCACGGGTGGGCCGCGCCGCTTCGAGAGCGGGCTGCGGCTCTCGGCGTGGCCGGACCGGTGA
- a CDS encoding MBL fold metallo-hydrolase, translating to MTARIDHLVTSGTFALDGGEWDVDNNVWIVGDDTEAIVIDAAHDAAAIEAALGGRTLRAIVCTHAHNDHIDAAPALADATGARILLHPDDLPLWKQTHPHRTPDAELADGQELEIAGTTLQVLHTPGHAPGAVCLYAPELATVFTGDTLFQGGPGATGRSFSHFPTIVESIRDRLLALPAETTVRTGHGDSTTIGAEAPHLDEWIARGH from the coding sequence ATGACCGCCCGCATCGACCACTTGGTCACTTCGGGCACCTTCGCCCTCGACGGCGGCGAGTGGGACGTCGACAACAACGTCTGGATCGTCGGCGACGACACCGAGGCGATCGTCATCGACGCCGCCCACGACGCCGCCGCCATCGAGGCCGCGCTGGGCGGCCGTACGCTGCGCGCCATCGTCTGCACGCACGCGCACAACGACCACATCGACGCGGCACCGGCCCTCGCCGACGCCACGGGCGCACGGATCCTGCTGCACCCCGACGATCTGCCGCTGTGGAAGCAGACCCACCCGCACCGCACCCCCGACGCCGAACTGGCCGACGGTCAGGAGCTGGAGATCGCCGGGACCACGCTCCAGGTCCTGCACACGCCCGGTCATGCCCCCGGTGCGGTCTGTCTGTACGCCCCCGAGTTGGCCACCGTCTTCACCGGGGACACGCTCTTCCAGGGCGGCCCCGGCGCCACCGGACGGTCCTTCTCGCACTTCCCGACGATCGTCGAGTCGATCAGGGACCGGCTGCTCGCGCTGCCGGCCGAGACGACCGTCCGTACCGGACACGGGGACTCCACGACGATCGGCGCGGAGGCCCCGCACCTCGACGAGTGGATCGCACGCGGTCACTGA
- a CDS encoding glycoside hydrolase family 2 TIM barrel-domain containing protein — MSRKDSHPLPWHVDVSPGSGGLPPRSWYAGSDALRMSLNGQWRFRLSPTATAEDASFAGSGFDASGWETVAVPGHWVLQGAGGAPAYTNVVYPFPVDPPHVPTENPTGDHLRTFDLPDGWPAGGDVVLRFDGVESAARVWLNGEELGDFKGSRLPHEFAVGGIVRAEGNVLAVRVHQWSSGSYLEDQDQWWLPGIFRDVTLLHRPQGAPRDFFVHAGYDHRAGGGTLRVECDGAGGRVVVPELGVDVATGEAVTVPVEPWTAETPRLYDGELVTPGERIPLRIGFRTVVVEDGVVQVNGRRVLFRGVNRHEFHPETGRAVDVETMRRDLVLMKRHHINAVRTSHYPPHPAFLDLCDEIGLWVIDECDLETHGFVDLEWRNNPVDDERWTPALLDRAARMVERDKNHASVIIWSLGNECGSGRGLTAMADWIKGRDPDRLVHYEGDLSCKDVDLYSRMYPTHAEVELIGKRAEDPWGDPELDARRRAMPFIMCEYGHAMGNGPGGLSEYQRLFERYERCQGGFVWEWIDHGLAHPEHGFAYGGDFGEELHDGNFVCDGLLFPDRTPSPGLIEYMKVIEPVRIEAGTSAGTVRIGNGYDFAGLDHVEFVWSHEVDGGVRGSGALTVPDVAPGAHAEVPLPGQGPGVWTVRALLAEDTAWAERGHVMAWGQVEVDAAVPAAATLRRRPETAEGVITLGAGVFDARSGALVRIGGVPVEGLRLDVWRAPTDNDNGAAWQPDERYGLRWREAGLHRMRHRIDTVEVGEDSLTVRTRVAPAGVDLGLRTEYRWTADGERLGLTVSVAPEGDWRVPLPRLGVRFGLPAAYGGARWFGGGPGEAYPDTRTASVLGRWEMPVDAMQTPYVRPQENGARADVRWAELTDGGGAGLRAEGAAPFWFTARRWTSEQLDAAEHLPDLVAGETVWVNLDHAMQGIGSQSCGPGVLPQYRLDVAAAQFSFLFSTVE; from the coding sequence ATGAGCCGTAAGGACAGCCACCCTCTCCCCTGGCACGTGGACGTGTCCCCCGGCTCGGGCGGACTGCCTCCCCGGTCCTGGTACGCCGGGTCGGACGCGCTGCGGATGTCGTTGAACGGGCAGTGGCGGTTCCGGCTCTCGCCGACCGCGACCGCCGAGGACGCGTCGTTCGCAGGGTCCGGGTTCGACGCGTCCGGCTGGGAGACGGTCGCGGTGCCCGGGCACTGGGTGCTGCAAGGGGCCGGCGGAGCGCCCGCGTACACCAATGTCGTCTACCCGTTCCCGGTCGACCCGCCGCACGTGCCGACCGAGAACCCGACCGGTGACCATCTGCGGACCTTCGACCTGCCCGACGGATGGCCGGCGGGCGGCGACGTCGTGCTGCGGTTCGACGGGGTGGAGTCCGCCGCCCGGGTCTGGCTCAACGGCGAGGAGCTGGGCGATTTCAAGGGGTCGCGGCTGCCGCACGAGTTCGCGGTCGGCGGCATCGTGCGGGCCGAGGGCAACGTCCTGGCCGTCCGCGTGCATCAGTGGTCGTCCGGGAGCTATCTGGAGGACCAGGACCAGTGGTGGCTGCCCGGGATCTTCCGGGACGTCACGCTGCTGCACCGGCCACAGGGGGCGCCCCGGGACTTCTTCGTGCACGCCGGCTACGACCACCGCGCCGGGGGCGGCACCCTGCGGGTGGAGTGCGACGGGGCCGGGGGCCGGGTGGTCGTGCCCGAGCTGGGGGTCGACGTCGCGACGGGTGAGGCGGTGACCGTGCCGGTCGAGCCGTGGACCGCCGAGACGCCCCGGCTGTACGACGGCGAGCTGGTGACACCGGGCGAGCGGATCCCGTTGCGGATCGGCTTCCGTACCGTCGTCGTCGAGGACGGGGTCGTCCAGGTCAATGGCCGGCGCGTGCTGTTCCGTGGCGTGAACCGGCACGAGTTCCACCCGGAGACCGGGCGCGCCGTGGACGTGGAGACCATGCGGCGCGATCTGGTGCTGATGAAGCGGCACCACATCAATGCAGTGCGGACCAGCCACTATCCGCCGCATCCGGCGTTTCTGGATCTCTGTGACGAGATCGGGCTCTGGGTGATCGACGAGTGCGATCTGGAGACTCATGGCTTTGTCGACCTGGAATGGCGCAACAACCCGGTCGACGACGAAAGGTGGACCCCGGCGCTCCTCGACCGGGCCGCGCGGATGGTCGAGCGCGACAAGAACCACGCGTCGGTGATCATCTGGTCGCTGGGCAACGAATGCGGGTCGGGGCGCGGACTGACCGCGATGGCCGACTGGATCAAAGGCCGGGATCCGGACCGGCTGGTGCACTACGAGGGCGATCTGTCCTGCAAGGACGTCGACCTCTATTCGCGGATGTATCCGACGCACGCCGAGGTCGAGCTGATCGGGAAGCGGGCCGAGGACCCGTGGGGCGACCCGGAACTGGACGCCCGGCGGCGCGCCATGCCGTTCATCATGTGCGAGTACGGGCACGCGATGGGCAACGGCCCCGGCGGGCTGAGCGAGTACCAGCGGCTCTTCGAGCGGTACGAGCGCTGCCAGGGCGGGTTCGTCTGGGAGTGGATCGACCACGGTCTCGCCCACCCGGAGCACGGCTTCGCCTATGGCGGGGACTTCGGCGAGGAACTCCACGACGGCAACTTCGTCTGCGACGGGCTGCTCTTCCCCGACCGCACCCCTTCCCCCGGGCTGATCGAATACATGAAGGTCATCGAGCCGGTACGGATCGAGGCCGGGACGTCGGCGGGCACGGTCAGGATCGGTAACGGATACGACTTCGCAGGGCTGGACCACGTGGAGTTCGTCTGGTCGCACGAGGTGGACGGCGGGGTCCGCGGCTCGGGCGCGCTCACCGTCCCCGACGTGGCCCCCGGGGCCCACGCCGAGGTGCCGCTCCCCGGGCAAGGCCCGGGGGTGTGGACCGTGCGGGCGCTGCTCGCCGAGGACACCGCGTGGGCGGAGCGCGGGCACGTGATGGCGTGGGGGCAGGTGGAGGTCGACGCGGCGGTGCCGGCGGCGGCCACGCTGCGCCGGCGTCCGGAGACGGCCGAGGGGGTGATCACGCTCGGGGCCGGTGTCTTCGACGCGCGGAGCGGGGCGCTGGTGCGGATCGGGGGTGTGCCGGTCGAGGGGCTGCGGCTCGACGTGTGGCGGGCGCCGACCGACAACGACAACGGTGCGGCCTGGCAGCCGGACGAGCGGTACGGCCTGCGGTGGCGGGAGGCGGGGCTGCATCGGATGCGTCATCGGATCGACACCGTGGAGGTGGGCGAGGACTCGTTGACCGTACGGACGAGGGTGGCGCCCGCAGGAGTGGACCTGGGACTGCGTACGGAGTACCGGTGGACAGCGGACGGGGAACGGCTCGGGCTCACCGTGTCCGTGGCACCCGAGGGTGACTGGCGGGTGCCGCTGCCCCGGCTCGGGGTCCGGTTCGGGCTGCCGGCCGCGTACGGCGGGGCGCGGTGGTTCGGCGGCGGGCCCGGCGAGGCGTATCCGGACACCCGGACCGCGTCGGTGCTCGGGCGGTGGGAGATGCCCGTGGACGCGATGCAGACCCCGTACGTCCGGCCGCAGGAGAACGGTGCGCGGGCCGACGTCCGGTGGGCGGAGCTGACGGACGGCGGCGGTGCGGGGCTACGGGCGGAAGGCGCTGCGCCGTTCTGGTTCACCGCCCGGCGGTGGACGAGCGAGCAGCTGGACGCGGCGGAGCATCTGCCGGATCTGGTGGCCGGGGAGACCGTCTGGGTCAATCTGGATCACGCGATGCAGGGCATCGGTTCACAGTCGTGCGGGCCGGGCGTCCTGCCGCAGTACCGGCTCGACGTGGCGGCGGCACAGTTCTCGTTCCTGTTCTCGACCGTGGAGTGA
- a CDS encoding cytochrome ubiquinol oxidase subunit I: MHTTTALLANAAPPQLLPARQLMAFTLASHILLVPFGVALPCITLVMHHRGLRRGDDVALKLARRWSAVMAVQFAIGVVTGTVLSFEFGLLWPGMMGRWGDVFGLGFGVEAWAFFLEAVLIAIYLYGWRRLKPWTHFWLGLPLPLAALLGAFGIIAANSWMNTPQGFTLDAAGRPVDVDVRQAIFTPMFGPEYWHFAVAMFLTAGYVVAGVYAVGLLRGRRDRYHRLGFALPFTAAAILTPIQLVLGDSIARSVFHKQPIKFAATEVVWKTDTHVPEYVFGRLHPDGTVSGGLRIPQLDSVLAGFRPGTRVTGLSSVPPEDRPTATQATIVHWAFDVMVIIGSLLILLALWYAWYWWRHRDLPRSRWFYRCAAVAGAACLVAVECGWITTEVGRQPWIVYGHMRVSEAVTATGASSLWTMFTVVVVVYVAIFASFLAVLLKMRTRWRIADASETSATAPQSPEADTPYGPRGEPLATVTGAAPGERHGRPPGGAS; encoded by the coding sequence ATGCACACCACAACGGCCCTGCTGGCGAACGCCGCCCCGCCGCAGCTCCTGCCGGCCCGTCAGCTGATGGCCTTCACCCTGGCTTCGCACATCCTGCTGGTGCCCTTCGGAGTCGCGCTGCCGTGCATCACCCTGGTGATGCACCACCGTGGGCTGCGCCGGGGCGACGACGTCGCACTCAAGCTCGCCCGGCGCTGGTCCGCCGTGATGGCCGTGCAGTTCGCCATCGGGGTCGTCACCGGCACCGTGCTCTCCTTCGAGTTCGGCCTGCTCTGGCCCGGCATGATGGGCCGTTGGGGAGACGTCTTCGGACTCGGGTTCGGCGTCGAGGCATGGGCGTTCTTCCTCGAGGCCGTCCTGATCGCGATCTACCTCTACGGATGGCGCCGGCTGAAGCCGTGGACTCACTTCTGGCTGGGCCTGCCGCTGCCGCTGGCGGCCCTCCTGGGCGCGTTCGGCATCATCGCCGCCAACTCATGGATGAACACCCCGCAGGGCTTCACCCTCGACGCCGCGGGCAGACCCGTCGATGTCGACGTTCGGCAGGCCATCTTCACGCCGATGTTCGGCCCCGAGTACTGGCACTTCGCGGTGGCCATGTTCCTGACCGCCGGATACGTGGTCGCCGGCGTCTACGCGGTCGGACTGCTGCGCGGGCGCCGGGACCGCTACCACCGGCTCGGCTTCGCGCTGCCGTTCACGGCCGCCGCGATCCTCACCCCGATCCAGCTCGTACTGGGTGACTCCATCGCCCGGTCCGTCTTCCACAAGCAGCCGATCAAGTTCGCAGCCACCGAGGTCGTCTGGAAGACCGACACACATGTGCCGGAGTACGTCTTCGGACGGCTGCACCCCGACGGAACGGTCTCCGGTGGCCTGAGGATTCCTCAGCTCGACTCCGTCCTCGCCGGGTTCAGACCCGGCACCCGCGTCACCGGCCTCAGCTCCGTGCCGCCCGAGGACCGCCCCACGGCCACTCAGGCCACCATCGTCCACTGGGCCTTCGATGTCATGGTCATCATCGGCAGCCTGCTGATCCTGCTGGCGCTCTGGTACGCGTGGTACTGGTGGCGCCACCGGGACCTTCCCCGCTCGCGCTGGTTCTACCGGTGTGCCGCGGTCGCGGGGGCCGCCTGTCTGGTCGCCGTGGAATGCGGCTGGATCACCACCGAGGTCGGCCGCCAGCCCTGGATCGTCTACGGCCACATGCGGGTCTCGGAGGCGGTGACCGCCACCGGTGCGAGCTCGCTGTGGACGATGTTCACGGTCGTCGTGGTCGTGTACGTGGCGATCTTCGCCTCCTTCCTCGCCGTGCTGCTGAAGATGCGGACCCGATGGCGCATCGCCGACGCGAGCGAGACGTCCGCCACCGCGCCGCAGTCACCGGAAGCGGACACCCCCTACGGGCCGCGGGGCGAGCCCCTTGCCACGGTCACCGGCGCCGCGCCCGGCGAGCGCCACGGCCGTCCCCCTGGTGGCGCGTCATGA
- a CDS encoding GMC family oxidoreductase, with amino-acid sequence MPDDRSYDVIIIGTGAGGGTLAHRLAPSGKRVLLLERGGYLPREIDNWDSTAVFVKAKYLAPETWYDRHGREFTPEVNYYVGGNTKFFGAALFRLRPEDFGELRHHDGISPAWPIRYEDLEPYYTEAEHLYLVHGRHGEDPTEGPAGAQYLHPPVRHEPRIQQLSDDLEKQGLHPFHLPIGVDLTQADDGSATHDSVCIRCNRVDGFPCPVNGKSDAQVICVDPALEHDNVQMITGATVRRLETDPTGRTVTQVVAELEDGSTACFAADIVVVACGAVNSAALLLRSASDTHPNGLGNSSDVVGRHYMRHNNLALMAVSREPNPTRFQKTLALNDWYFGSEDFDCPMGGIQMLGKSDAEQIRGEAPRWAGKVSPDMPFEVLAHHAVDFWLCGEDLPLPDSRVTLDGDGRLHLSIDEKNNMTGLTKLRQRLQEMLGQLGMYPHHLLDHSLYLHKGMPIGATAHQAGTIRFGTDPRSSALDINCRAHDLDNLYVVDTSFFPSIGAVNPSLTAIANALRVGDHIVERLR; translated from the coding sequence ATGCCTGACGACCGGAGTTACGACGTCATCATCATCGGCACCGGCGCGGGCGGGGGCACACTCGCCCACCGTCTGGCCCCCTCGGGCAAGCGTGTCCTGCTCCTGGAGCGGGGCGGCTACCTGCCCCGTGAGATCGACAACTGGGACTCGACCGCGGTGTTCGTGAAGGCCAAGTACCTCGCGCCCGAGACCTGGTACGACAGACACGGCCGTGAGTTCACCCCCGAGGTGAACTACTACGTCGGGGGCAACACCAAGTTCTTCGGCGCCGCGCTGTTCCGTCTGCGGCCCGAGGACTTCGGTGAACTGCGCCACCACGACGGCATCTCGCCGGCCTGGCCCATCCGTTACGAGGACCTCGAGCCGTACTACACCGAGGCCGAGCACCTCTACCTGGTGCACGGCAGGCACGGCGAGGACCCCACCGAGGGGCCGGCCGGTGCCCAGTACCTCCATCCGCCGGTCCGGCACGAGCCGCGGATCCAGCAGCTCAGCGACGACCTGGAGAAGCAGGGTCTGCACCCCTTCCATCTGCCGATCGGTGTCGACCTCACCCAGGCCGACGACGGCAGCGCCACCCACGACAGCGTCTGCATCCGCTGCAACCGGGTCGACGGCTTCCCGTGTCCGGTGAACGGCAAGTCCGACGCCCAGGTGATCTGCGTCGACCCCGCCCTCGAGCACGACAACGTGCAGATGATCACCGGAGCCACTGTGCGCCGGCTGGAGACGGACCCGACCGGACGCACGGTCACCCAGGTGGTCGCGGAGCTCGAGGACGGCTCGACCGCATGCTTCGCCGCCGACATCGTGGTGGTCGCCTGTGGGGCGGTGAACTCCGCCGCGCTGCTGCTCCGGTCGGCGAGCGACACACACCCGAACGGCCTGGGCAACAGCTCGGACGTGGTCGGGCGCCACTACATGAGGCACAACAACCTGGCGCTGATGGCCGTCTCCAGGGAGCCCAATCCGACCCGCTTCCAGAAGACCCTGGCGCTCAACGACTGGTACTTCGGCTCGGAGGACTTCGACTGTCCGATGGGCGGCATCCAGATGCTCGGGAAGTCCGACGCCGAACAGATCCGCGGGGAGGCGCCGCGCTGGGCCGGAAAGGTCTCACCCGACATGCCGTTCGAGGTGCTCGCGCATCACGCTGTCGACTTCTGGCTGTGCGGGGAGGACCTTCCGCTGCCGGACAGCCGCGTCACGCTGGACGGCGACGGAAGGCTCCATCTGTCGATCGACGAGAAGAACAACATGACGGGGCTGACGAAGCTCCGGCAACGACTGCAGGAGATGCTCGGGCAATTGGGGATGTACCCGCACCACCTGCTGGACCACAGCCTCTACCTGCACAAGGGCATGCCGATCGGGGCCACCGCACACCAGGCCGGCACGATTCGATTCGGTACGGATCCCAGGAGCTCGGCGCTGGACATCAACTGCAGGGCCCATGACCTCGACAACCTCTACGTCGTCGACACCAGCTTCTTCCCGAGCATCGGCGCGGTGAATCCGTCCTTGACCGCCATCGCCAATGCCCTGCGGGTCGGCGACCACATCGTCGAACGGCTCCGCTGA
- a CDS encoding cytochrome d ubiquinol oxidase subunit II: MPELIAWVLVLAVAAYACAGGTDYGAGFWDLLAGGAERGERPRRLIDHAMGPVWEANNVWLIFVLVIMWTGFPTTFQAVFAAMWLPLALAAVGLVLRGAGFALRKPARRLTRRRFYGAVFAISSLVTPFFLGAVLGGIASGRVAVGTTASADAWANPTSVIAGLLAVAAAAFLGAVFLCSDARRFGAEDLVGYFRRRALAALGAIVVLALIGLPVTHSDARHVWEGLTGGLGLLLVLLAAVCGLGTAVLLARRSYRWCRYTSVASVALTVFAWGFAQRPFLLPTSLTVADAAGAPQTLRWLVIVAVVAIVLIGPALVLLYWMDTHGELDSLTDADTQAGPAPGDTL; encoded by the coding sequence ATGCCGGAGCTCATCGCCTGGGTTCTCGTGCTCGCCGTCGCCGCCTATGCGTGCGCCGGCGGCACCGACTACGGAGCCGGATTCTGGGACCTGCTGGCCGGGGGCGCGGAGCGCGGCGAACGCCCCCGCCGGCTGATCGACCACGCCATGGGGCCCGTCTGGGAAGCCAACAATGTCTGGCTCATCTTCGTCCTGGTCATCATGTGGACGGGATTTCCGACGACGTTCCAGGCCGTCTTCGCAGCCATGTGGCTGCCCCTGGCCCTCGCCGCGGTCGGACTCGTGCTGCGCGGCGCGGGCTTCGCCCTGCGCAAACCGGCCCGACGGCTCACCCGGAGGCGCTTCTACGGCGCGGTGTTCGCCATCTCCTCGCTCGTCACCCCGTTCTTCCTCGGCGCGGTGCTCGGCGGCATCGCATCCGGACGGGTCGCGGTCGGGACCACGGCCTCCGCCGATGCCTGGGCCAATCCCACCTCGGTCATCGCCGGTCTGCTCGCGGTCGCCGCCGCCGCCTTCCTCGGGGCCGTGTTCCTCTGTTCCGACGCCCGCCGGTTCGGCGCCGAGGACCTTGTGGGGTACTTCCGGCGGCGCGCACTGGCCGCCCTCGGAGCCATCGTGGTGCTCGCCCTGATCGGTCTGCCGGTCACCCACAGCGATGCCCGCCACGTCTGGGAAGGCCTCACCGGAGGGCTCGGTCTGCTGCTGGTCCTCCTGGCCGCGGTGTGCGGCCTCGGCACCGCCGTTCTCCTTGCGCGCCGCTCCTACCGGTGGTGCCGGTACACCTCCGTGGCCAGCGTGGCCCTGACCGTCTTCGCGTGGGGCTTCGCGCAGCGCCCCTTTCTGCTGCCGACGTCCCTGACCGTGGCCGACGCGGCCGGCGCGCCGCAGACGCTGCGGTGGCTGGTGATCGTCGCGGTCGTCGCGATCGTGCTGATCGGGCCCGCGCTGGTCCTGCTCTACTGGATGGACACGCACGGGGAGTTGGATTCCCTCACCGACGCCGACACACAGGCCGGCCCGGCACCCGGTGACACCTTGTGA
- a CDS encoding SDR family oxidoreductase, with product MSARIVAGQKAMVTGANSGIGRATAVALGRAGADVVVNYVVGEEEAEKVVAEIKAFGVRAYAHQADVSDEDQVVGMVARMVEEFGTIDIMVANAGLQRDAPSVEMTLAQWQKVISVNLTGQFLCAREAAKEFVRRGVVPEVSRSAGKIICMSSVHQIVPWAGHVNYASSKGGVGMMMETLAQELAPQGIRVNAVAPGAIRTPINRSAWDTPEAESDLLRLIPYRRVGEPEDIANAVVAVASDLLDYVVGATLYVDGGMTLFPGFATGG from the coding sequence ATGTCCGCGCGGATCGTCGCAGGGCAGAAGGCGATGGTGACCGGGGCCAACTCGGGTATCGGCAGGGCGACCGCCGTGGCACTCGGACGGGCCGGTGCGGACGTCGTGGTCAACTACGTGGTCGGTGAGGAAGAGGCCGAGAAGGTCGTCGCCGAGATCAAGGCTTTCGGAGTCCGCGCCTACGCCCACCAGGCCGATGTCTCAGACGAGGACCAGGTCGTCGGCATGGTCGCCCGCATGGTCGAGGAGTTCGGCACCATCGACATCATGGTGGCCAACGCGGGCCTCCAGCGGGATGCGCCGAGTGTGGAGATGACGCTCGCCCAGTGGCAGAAGGTCATCAGTGTCAACCTCACCGGCCAGTTCCTCTGCGCGCGGGAGGCCGCCAAGGAGTTCGTGCGGCGCGGCGTCGTGCCGGAGGTCTCCAGGTCCGCCGGGAAAATCATCTGCATGAGTTCGGTCCACCAGATCGTCCCCTGGGCGGGCCATGTGAACTACGCCTCCTCCAAAGGCGGCGTGGGCATGATGATGGAGACCCTCGCACAAGAGCTGGCCCCCCAGGGAATCCGGGTGAACGCCGTTGCGCCCGGCGCCATCCGCACCCCCATCAACAGGAGTGCCTGGGACACCCCCGAGGCCGAGTCCGACCTTCTGCGGCTGATCCCGTACCGCCGGGTCGGGGAGCCTGAGGACATCGCCAACGCCGTCGTCGCGGTGGCATCCGATCTGCTCGACTACGTCGTGGGCGCCACGCTGTACGTGGACGGCGGAATGACACTCTTCCCCGGCTTCGCCACCGGAGGCTGA